The DNA sequence ATGGCAAGGTAGCAGCGAAATATTACATCGCGGTTACCTTGCCTGTGTGTTGTCGATGCAAGATCGACTACTAAAACTGTCCACAGGTGGAACTCCGAAATTAAGATCCGCGCATTTTAACGCAGATGAAAGTTTCTGGCAATATCCCCCCAGGGGGGATAAAATGAAGAAATTATGAAAAAAATTACAGCACACCTAGGCGTAATCAAGCGGCTCAAGCGAGCCCAAGGCCACCTGAAGAGCACGCTTGCCATGCTGGAAGAAGGGCGAAGCTGCCTTGAAATCACGCAGCAGCTTCAAGCGGTTGAAAAGGCTATTGGCAACGCCAAGAAAACTTTGGTACACGATCATATCGATCACTGTCTTGGCAGTGCTGCTCACGAAGAATCCGGTAACGTGGATGATGCGATCGACGAACTCAGAGAAATCACCAAGTATTTGTAGTGGGTGTGCAAGCGACGCTGGTGAAGTGACGTGATTCTTAGCATGCTTTATTTCCCATTTTCTGGGATGGCCGCTATAAGTTGCGGACTTGAACAGCGTATGCATACGCCTCCTTCTTGTAAACGAGGGTTTTTGAGAGGATGCGCCAGGCTGCCAATGCGGCACGGTAAATCAAGGCTTTGCCATTCTCGAAAATAGTTCTTGAAATGTAATTATCAACCACTTACCATTTTAATGAGTTTCGATAAAGGAAGGTATCCATGCGACCATCGCTCGTGCTTGATCTCAAGCGAAGTGCCATCCGTGAAGCAGTTAGCCGCTTCCGCGCAGTGAACCCGCGTATTTTCGGATCGGTGCTGCATGGCACCGATCTAGACGGCAGCGACCTGGATTTGTTAGTTGATGCATTGCCTGGTGCAACGCTGTTCGGCTTGGGTGGGCTGCAAGACGAGCTGGAATCGCTGCTTGGTGTTCATGTTGATTTGCTGACACCTAGCGACTTGCCGCTGAAGTTTCGAGCCAAGGTTCTTGCTGAGGCGCAGCCGGTATGAACGAGAACAGACTCACTGATTATCTCGACCACATGCAACGGGCCGCCATTATGAGCTTAATCATCATCGGTGACGAAGGTGATGGACAGCTTGCCGAGTTTACACAGAAACACGCGCAAGTGCCGTGGCGTAATATGCGTGGCATGCATAACCGTATCGCTCATGGCTATTTCGACATCAACCTTGATGTGGTGTGGGATACCGTGCAAACAGCGCTACCAGCGTTGTTGAAACAACTGCAAACCATACGTTGTGATGCTAATGACCAAGGTTCGTCATGTTAATCGGCTATGCACGCGTCTCAACGCAGGATCAAAATCTTGACCTTCAGGTTGATGCCTTAACAAAGGCCGGCTGTAAAAAACTATTTGACGACAAAATCAGCGGCAATAGCAAAGAGAGGCCTGGGCTCACAAAAGCACTAGAAATGTTGCGTGAAGGTGATGCTTTAGTGGTCTGGAAGCTGGATCGTTTGGGTCGTAGCGTGAAAAACCTAGTCGATTTGGTCAGCGAACTGCACAAGCAAGGCATCCAGTTTAAAAGCCTGACTGACGCTATTGATACGGGTACCCCGTCAGGCCGTTTCTTTTTTCATGTTATGGCCAGTCTGGCTGAGATGGAAAGAGAGTTAACAGTTGAGCGTACTCGCGCAGGACTGGAAGTCGCTCGTAAACTTGGCCGTATTGGTGGCCGTAAGCGGCAGATGACAGACAGCAAGATCGAATCCGCCAAGAAACTGCTCGCCAGCGGTGTTCCACCACGGGATGTGGCTAAGAACCTCGGCGTGTCGGTTCCGACGCTGTACCGTTGGGTTCCCGCTTCTGCATACGCTTAGCGTACGATTTTTTGTAGGCGTGTGTCAAAAACTAATAGGCATGACTAGCAGGTTAATTCAGATTAATTACGGACGGGTTGGAATAGTTGGCACGATTGCAATTGTTGCGTTTGCGCTTTGGATTCTCAGTCACGACGATGGGGCAAATTTGCCAGATAACCACGTTCAATCTGGTGAACAAGAATGAGTCTATAACTTGGATTCATCCTAACTGGTGCCATTGTCGTGCTAGCTAGTATCAGTATGGCGGTGTAGAGCGTGCCTTTGAATAAGTGTGCGTCAGAAACTAATAGTTACGTGAATTACCCTGGTGCTGGATAAGGTGAGCGTCAAAAACTAATAGTTTTTGACGCATCGCACATGCAATCCTGATAGATAGGTACGGTAAATTGGGATTGCGTGATTTGTTAAATTTGGGAGGCTGACAATGAAAAAACTCATTGTGTTTTATGGCGGGCTTTCAATAGCTGGAATGATGGCGCTTGGTTATACCTTATATGTTTATCGCAAGCACCAGCACAGCAGGAAGCGCCGTATTGAGCGGCAGGACGCCGCACTAAAGCAGCTATTGTGAGAATTTATATGATGAAGTTGGGAATTTATTCATATTAATAGCATGGAGACTCATTATGCATACAACAACACTGCGTAAAGTTGGTGGGTCGATTATGTTGGCGGTTCCAGCAGGTTTTCTTGAGCGGCTGCATCTGCAGGCTGGGGCAACTGTTAGTTTAGTTGTTGAACAGGGCAGTTTGGTGGTCAATCCTGGTATGCGGCCACGCTATACGCTTGCGGAGCTGCTGGCGGCTTGTGACGTTGCTAAACCAGTGTCAACCGAAGAGCGAGAATGGCTTGATGCGCCTTTGGTCGGTGATGAGCTGATGTGAACGAGAGTCGGTTACCAACGAAGTGCTGTGCGAAAATTGATGCGTTTTCGATGGAGTTTAAGTTGTGAGTAATGATAAAAAATCGAAAATAGTTCATTTAAATGTGAATTCTGCGACTGCAGCTTATGCTAAACGGCATGGGGCAGAATTCAAAAAGGAGCGTGGATTGTTTTTTGTTGGTGACGATGTTCCAGTAGAACTGGAAGAATTTATAGTTAGTGAGCCCCGCATTAGAAGCCATAATGCGGTTGTTAAGTGCCCAAAATGCGGCTCGCAGATGAAGTTGACACCAACAAGGAGTGGTGGTGTTTTTTGGAGCTGTCTAATGTTTCCAAAATGTCAGGGGGCACGAAGTGCAGAGGATGATGATGTTGATAGTGAAGTAAAACATATTTCTGATTTCGATGTATTAAAAACCACACCTCAAAAACTTAATAAACTGGATTCTGCGAAACCCAATAATTCTAATGATGACAAAATGATCGCTGCAAAAATTGCAGAGGTTGCATCAAAAAAATTAGGTAGTGTAACAGCGGTTAATAAATGGTTTAACACTCCAAAGTTAGCTTTGAGCGGTAGGAGGTCATCAGATCTTGATCTGACTGATATGGCTGAGAAAAAACGCATATTACAAATGTTGCTTGCATTGTAGATACCCAAATTACATTGGATTCTGATTAAAAAAATGATGTTTTGCTTTTTTGAGTAAGAAAGTTTATTATCATTTGAGTATTTACTCAAAAAAGGTGATGAGTATGAAAGTAATTGCTGTTTTGAATCAAAAAGGCGGAAGCGGGAAAACCACCATAGCAACTCATCTTGCGCGTGCTTTCCAGTTTGATGGATCTAGTGTTGTTTTAATCGACAGTGACCCACAAGGTAGTGCACGAGATTGGTCTGCGGCACGTGATGAACAACCGTTATCAGTTATTGGTATTGATCGGCCGACAATTGAAAGAGATCTTAAAAGTCTAGCAAAAACTGACTATGCTGTAATTGATGGTGCCCCTCAAGCAGCGGATCTTGCCGTCTCAGCAATTAAGGCGGCGAATTTCGTTCTTATTCCTGTTCAGCCATCACCTTATGATATTTGGGCCGCGGCAGATTTAGTTGAGCTAGTTAAACAACGCATTGAAGTTACTGATGGAAAACTTCAAGCCGCATTTGTCGTGTCGCGAGCGATTCACGGCACTAAGCTAGGACAAGAAGTAGGGGATGCCTTGAATGGATATGGCTTGCCAGTGTTAAACACGCGAATAGCTCAACGGGTAATATATCCAGGTACTGCGGCTACGGGTGGAACTGCATTTGATAGTGAGCCAGATGGTGATGCGGCAAGAGATTTCATATTACTCAAAAACGAAATTGAGCAATTACTTAAATGAGTATTGGAGTAAATAGATAATGGTAAAAACAACTGGATTATCTGCTGGGCGACCAAGTGCGAGCAAGGCTAAATTTTCTATGGCTGACGAGGTAGAGTTATCGCGTATTAATGCGCAAGTGACTAGTGACGAACATCAAAAACTAAAAATGTATTGTGTTAAACATAAAACATCAATTACTGATTTGGTTAGGAAGATGATAGCGGCGCTTCCTGAGTAAATGATCATTTGCTTGTTTACTCAAATGAACAAATACTCTTTGCATTTTTCGTCTAGGGTATTTATTGTTAGCGAAAAGCAGAATAAAGGAGAGGAGTTTAAAATGAAATTCATCATGGGCCACGAGGCCGAAACCAAACCAGTCTTAACTGGCACCCAAAAAGTTAACCTGGCTATCACTGCAGGCGTAATCGGTTTGTTAGTTGCTACGCACGGACACAAACTTCTGTCCGCGCACGCTTACGCTGTTGTCTTGTCAGTCATTGCTTTCACAGTCATCGCCTTGTTGCTAAAGGCCATACCTGCACGCGCAGCAAAAAAAATAACTGAAGCTACCAATTACACTCCAGCAGCACAAGAAATTCAGGAATCGGAATCTGAGTTATTAAGTTGCAATCCTTTAAGCGAACCTTCTGACGACATTTTTGCAGTTGGTCCAGGAATGTCTATAAGCCTTCAGGATTATTTACATCCATATTCTTATTACAATTATTAAATTAACTCTAATTACGAGGCACAGGTATTCCCATTAAACTCACTGTGCCCGTATCGCCATTTTTTTGCTTTTGATTCTCCAGCATCTTATTCAAATCATCATTTGTACCCATCAAGCTAGTTTTTTCAGTTGTCGCTAAATCCCAAGCAGTTTTAACCGCTTCTGGATGATCGGCAGCATACAGACCCGCACCCAATACAGCCGCACCAACTCTAACAGGCGGCGGAACTAAAGGCATCACGGCGACAGCTTCCATCGTATCAGCCCCAGCACCTTATTTTCTTCAAGGTGTTCCAGTTGGTTATTGATCGCACCGAGTATATGAAGATTACTGTAAGTCGATTTTAGGAACTTCCAGCATTGCTTTCATATTTTTCGGCCATTGTTGTGAACCATGCAAAACTCGTAAAATTTCAATGCGCTGGTTTTTAATACGGTATGCAACAATAAAAGAAGTTCGACCAATGACAAGCTCTCGGGTCGTCACAACCCTCCCAGGTCGTCCCATATTTGGTTGCTCTAACAGCAAATCAACTTGATTTTCGATTTCTATATCTTGTTCAATCGCCGCGAGCGGGTTGTCATTTGCGATGTAATCTAGTTGTAAATAACGTGTCACGTCAGCAGATGGCAACCAGACTAGAATCAAATTGCGCTCCTCAGTGCACGTTTCGACCATTCAGCACGGCGCTTAGCGCTCTGCATTTTTACCTCTTCATTCGATAGCCAAACCGTAGCTGGATCATCTGCTTCTTGTAATGCCTGTTCTATCTGCGTACGAAACCATTTATCGTGAGCTGCGGCTTCATGCGCGTGGCGCATACGCTCAGCAGCATTCTCGCGGAACCGTTCTTCCTTAATCGTCGTAGGGTCGTATTCTGTGGCATCTACTTGGTACTTTGCGATTCCCATTTTTTTTAAATAACCAACTAGCGTTTCAAACCTTGCAAAATTACGCACAGATCCGCGCTTGGCTGCTAAGGCGCGTTCGGTCATGCCATACTGGATAACAACTCCCCACCCACCTGGCTGCCCAATAATGGAGGCACCATGTACCGCACCTGCTTCAACCAGGTGCATGAGCGTGTTTTGGTCAATTGTATCGCTGTTAGTTCCCATTTTGAGCCTCTTTGATATTTGCTTTACTAAGTTAAATATAAACGATTACTAGAATAATGGGAATAAGCTATTACATTTAATATTTCTTAGGTTAAATACTAGGACATTTATGGTTTTGGTGTTTTTAAGGCATTATTATGAAGCAGGACATTTATGGTTCTTTCTCGCAAAAAGTTTGCCAAGTTTCATACGCCATCACCATAAATATCCTCAATAATTATTATAAACGGCCATTTTCAACCATAGATGTCCCTGAAGTGAACCATAAACGTCCTCAAATACTCATTCTAGTGTTGGATGGAATGAGTGATTAAAGCTAATAGTTTTAATCAATTAACCGTTTTTGACCTTTCTCCTCAATTTTTGTACGTTCCGCATCATCTTTAATTGCTGTGCCTTTGACATACTCAGTTATAAATCGCACCCTATCGCCATTAAAGAATAAATGCGGGTTAATCCAGAACTTATTTGGAATATCGCTATGCGCTACAAATTCATGCTTTAAAAGCTCTCTTAATCCGCGATAAAATGTGCTTTCTGGAATTTCATTATCAACTTTGCTGATTAACATGAAATTTAACCAAATTGAATCTGAGTCCTTTTCGCATAGTTGTAAAATTGACTGAAAAACACGTTGAGCAGTTTTTGTAAGGCCAAATGTTTTCGCTAGGCCGTCTAAATATATTTTTGCAAATCGCTCGCTATCAACTATTTTTCTTTGATAAATTGCATTAACCGCATGAATTTCACCGCTATCTGGATCAATTAAATCGCGTGAACTACCAACTTTGACAGTACGCTCTTTCATGATAATTTCTTTGGGCTGAACTAAAGGGTTTACTTCGTACCTAGCTTTTAGATTTTTTTGCTCTACTGTCATTTTTAACCCTTTTTTTGATTGTGATACTATCACTATTATGACTGCCAAACTCTCAAAAAACAACTATTTTTTGAGAGTAAAACTAACCGTTTCTGAGAGTTTTACTGGCGTTTTCTGAGAGTCACCCCCTCCATTTAATGCGGGTTGTAGAGCATTTCCTTCTTTATTCTTTTATACCGTAATTTTGCGGCGCTTTGCGCCTCATCATGAGCGCGCTAGTCGCGCGCACAATTTTTTATCGTTGATTTTGCCTTTCAAGGTTATATATCAAAATTTATGGCAAGCACAGCGCGTCAGTAAAGCTTTAAAACTGCCGTGAGGAACCTGTGTACAGGTCAGGAATCGGCTTGCCGATTGTGCACAGGCGAAGGGTTATCAGCCTGTGTGCAACTGAGCTGTGCACAGGTGGGCGCGAGATAAACCACTGTAAGCGGCGAGTTTTGGATGATGTTATGCCGCTTCGCGGCATCGCGCGCTGTGCGCGCAAAACCAATAAGGCGTGCGCATAGCGCACACATTTCTAGAAACAAAACCTCATTCATCATTCAACCGTTAGTGGCCAGCCCAGTCTAGGCG is a window from the Sulfuriferula nivalis genome containing:
- a CDS encoding metal-sensing transcriptional repressor: MLEEGRSCLEITQQLQAVEKAIGNAKKTLVHDHIDHCLGSAAHEESGNVDDAIDELREITKYL
- a CDS encoding type II toxin-antitoxin system RelE/ParE family toxin gives rise to the protein MILVWLPSADVTRYLQLDYIANDNPLAAIEQDIEIENQVDLLLEQPNMGRPGRVVTTRELVIGRTSFIVAYRIKNQRIEILRVLHGSQQWPKNMKAMLEVPKIDLQ
- a CDS encoding plasmid partition protein ParG; the protein is MVKTTGLSAGRPSASKAKFSMADEVELSRINAQVTSDEHQKLKMYCVKHKTSITDLVRKMIAALPE
- a CDS encoding HepT-like ribonuclease domain-containing protein yields the protein MNENRLTDYLDHMQRAAIMSLIIIGDEGDGQLAEFTQKHAQVPWRNMRGMHNRIAHGYFDINLDVVWDTVQTALPALLKQLQTIRCDANDQGSSC
- the parA gene encoding ParA family partition ATPase, which encodes MKVIAVLNQKGGSGKTTIATHLARAFQFDGSSVVLIDSDPQGSARDWSAARDEQPLSVIGIDRPTIERDLKSLAKTDYAVIDGAPQAADLAVSAIKAANFVLIPVQPSPYDIWAAADLVELVKQRIEVTDGKLQAAFVVSRAIHGTKLGQEVGDALNGYGLPVLNTRIAQRVIYPGTAATGGTAFDSEPDGDAARDFILLKNEIEQLLK
- a CDS encoding topoisomerase DNA-binding C4 zinc finger domain-containing protein, producing the protein MSNDKKSKIVHLNVNSATAAYAKRHGAEFKKERGLFFVGDDVPVELEEFIVSEPRIRSHNAVVKCPKCGSQMKLTPTRSGGVFWSCLMFPKCQGARSAEDDDVDSEVKHISDFDVLKTTPQKLNKLDSAKPNNSNDDKMIAAKIAEVASKKLGSVTAVNKWFNTPKLALSGRRSSDLDLTDMAEKKRILQMLLAL
- a CDS encoding nucleotidyltransferase family protein: MRPSLVLDLKRSAIREAVSRFRAVNPRIFGSVLHGTDLDGSDLDLLVDALPGATLFGLGGLQDELESLLGVHVDLLTPSDLPLKFRAKVLAEAQPV
- a CDS encoding replication/maintenance protein RepL; the encoded protein is MTVEQKNLKARYEVNPLVQPKEIIMKERTVKVGSSRDLIDPDSGEIHAVNAIYQRKIVDSERFAKIYLDGLAKTFGLTKTAQRVFQSILQLCEKDSDSIWLNFMLISKVDNEIPESTFYRGLRELLKHEFVAHSDIPNKFWINPHLFFNGDRVRFITEYVKGTAIKDDAERTKIEEKGQKRLID
- a CDS encoding recombinase family protein, whose product is MLIGYARVSTQDQNLDLQVDALTKAGCKKLFDDKISGNSKERPGLTKALEMLREGDALVVWKLDRLGRSVKNLVDLVSELHKQGIQFKSLTDAIDTGTPSGRFFFHVMASLAEMERELTVERTRAGLEVARKLGRIGGRKRQMTDSKIESAKKLLASGVPPRDVAKNLGVSVPTLYRWVPASAYA
- a CDS encoding AbrB/MazE/SpoVT family DNA-binding domain-containing protein, with translation MHTTTLRKVGGSIMLAVPAGFLERLHLQAGATVSLVVEQGSLVVNPGMRPRYTLAELLAACDVAKPVSTEEREWLDAPLVGDELM